From Limibacillus sp., the proteins below share one genomic window:
- the zapE gene encoding cell division protein ZapE, with the protein MDKPIPKKPAEGPLGRYQALLDAGEVKPDEAQAHAAEKLQGLHEALRGYKAPARRSGFLARFGIGRDDLAEEVPRGLYLFGPVGRGKSMLMNIFFEGAPVLRKRRVHFYAFMGEVHDKLHHWRQKTKGQDQDPLPKLAAEIAEETRLLCFDEFHVVNVADAMILGRLFEALLSQGVVMVATSNWPPERLYEGGLQRDRFLPFIDLLCERLEAFDLGEGLDYRIARLRDLPVYHTPLGPRARAAIDNAFDKITDGAKPQAVTVKVKGREIPVKIEARGVARFTFEELCAQPLGSLDYLALARRFHTVIVEGIPKLTSDKRNEANRFMTLIDQLYEHHCNLIASAEALPESLYPEGDGSFEFQRTVSRLQEMQSRDYIAKPHLA; encoded by the coding sequence ATGGACAAGCCCATCCCCAAAAAGCCCGCCGAGGGCCCGCTCGGCCGCTACCAGGCCCTGCTCGACGCAGGCGAGGTGAAGCCGGACGAGGCCCAGGCGCACGCGGCGGAGAAGCTGCAAGGGCTGCATGAAGCGCTGAGGGGCTACAAGGCCCCGGCGCGGCGCAGCGGGTTTCTGGCGCGCTTTGGCATCGGCCGCGACGATCTGGCCGAGGAGGTGCCGCGCGGGCTCTATCTCTTCGGGCCGGTCGGGCGCGGCAAGTCCATGCTGATGAACATCTTCTTCGAGGGCGCGCCGGTGCTTCGCAAGCGGCGCGTCCACTTCTACGCCTTCATGGGCGAGGTGCACGACAAGCTGCACCACTGGCGCCAGAAGACCAAGGGGCAGGACCAGGATCCCCTGCCCAAGCTGGCCGCCGAGATCGCCGAGGAAACGCGGCTCCTCTGCTTCGATGAGTTCCACGTGGTCAACGTGGCCGACGCCATGATCCTGGGGCGGCTGTTCGAGGCTCTTCTGAGCCAGGGCGTGGTGATGGTCGCCACTTCCAACTGGCCGCCGGAGCGTCTCTATGAGGGTGGCTTGCAGCGCGATCGCTTCCTGCCCTTCATCGACCTGCTCTGCGAACGGCTAGAGGCCTTCGATCTGGGGGAGGGGTTGGACTACCGGATCGCCCGGCTGCGCGACCTGCCGGTCTATCACACGCCGCTTGGCCCGCGCGCCAGGGCGGCCATCGACAACGCCTTCGACAAGATCACCGACGGGGCGAAGCCGCAGGCCGTCACCGTAAAGGTGAAGGGCCGGGAGATCCCGGTGAAGATCGAGGCGCGCGGCGTCGCGCGCTTCACCTTCGAGGAGCTTTGCGCGCAGCCCCTGGGTTCGCTCGACTACCTGGCGCTCGCCCGGCGGTTCCACACGGTGATCGTCGAGGGCATACCCAAGCTGACCAGCGACAAACGCAACGAGGCCAACCGCTTCATGACGCTGATCGACCAGCTCTACGAGCATCACTGCAACCTGATCGCCTCCGCCGAGGCGCTTCCGGAGAGCCTCTATCCGGAAGGCGACGGCAGCTTCGAGTTCCAGCGCACCGTCAGCCGCCTGCAGGAGATGCAGTCGCGCGACTACATCGCCAAGCCGCACCTGGCCTAA
- a CDS encoding OmpW family outer membrane protein, translating to MPKVSRSALAALAVLTGTAGLAQADGDWTDGFMIRGRAIGIVPDESSNLPGLKIDDAVVPELDISYFFTENLALELILATAQHEASLGSTAVGDFWILPPTLMAQYHFPIGEKFKPYVGAGVNYTVVYGEDAAAGFSSLEIDNGFGWGLQVGVDYMLDEHWAINADVKKLWLNVDASVNNGAVRADIDVDPWIFGVGIGYRF from the coding sequence TTGCCAAAGGTCTCCCGTTCGGCGCTGGCGGCGCTGGCCGTCCTGACGGGAACGGCGGGTCTGGCGCAGGCGGATGGGGATTGGACGGACGGTTTCATGATTCGGGGCCGCGCCATTGGCATCGTGCCCGATGAGTCGTCGAATCTACCCGGACTGAAGATCGACGACGCCGTGGTGCCGGAGTTGGATATCTCCTACTTCTTCACGGAGAACCTCGCGCTCGAACTGATCCTGGCCACGGCGCAGCACGAGGCGAGCCTGGGGTCCACGGCGGTCGGCGACTTCTGGATCCTGCCGCCGACCCTCATGGCGCAGTACCACTTTCCCATCGGTGAGAAGTTCAAGCCCTACGTCGGGGCGGGGGTGAACTACACGGTGGTCTACGGCGAGGATGCCGCCGCCGGTTTCTCTTCGCTGGAGATCGACAACGGCTTCGGCTGGGGCCTGCAGGTCGGTGTCGACTACATGCTGGATGAGCACTGGGCCATCAACGCCGACGTCAAGAAGCTCTGGCTGAACGTCGATGCCTCCGTGAACAACGGCGCGGTGCGCGCGGACATCGACGTGGATCCCTGGATTTTCGGCGTCGGGATCGGTTACCGCTTCTAG